The Acidianus infernus genome window below encodes:
- a CDS encoding type II toxin-antitoxin system VapC family toxin, translating into MTSKGKYIDINVFVYYLTGDNIHGERAKKWLSIKDVKYTSIITPFLLIIVLSKMLGKSLKDYNFVKTVITALESLGIEYLDLPEWSKIIENVRKYNIDVEDSIHVTTALENGLEIISNDEELKKKVNAEF; encoded by the coding sequence ATGACAAGTAAGGGAAAATACATTGACATAAACGTTTTCGTATACTATCTAACTGGCGATAATATACATGGTGAGAGGGCAAAGAAGTGGCTTAGCATTAAAGATGTTAAATACACTTCCATCATAACTCCATTTTTGCTAATAATAGTATTAAGTAAAATGCTAGGTAAATCGCTAAAGGACTATAATTTTGTTAAAACAGTAATCACGGCCCTTGAATCTTTAGGAATAGAATATTTAGATCTCCCCGAGTGGAGTAAAATTATTGAAAACGTTAGAAAATACAATATAGATGTTGAAGACTCCATTCACGTTACAACAGCGTTAGAGAATGGATTAGAAATTATATCGAATGATGAGGAATTAAAGAAGAAAGTTAACGCAGAATTTTAA
- a CDS encoding AbrB/MazE/SpoVT family DNA-binding domain-containing protein, with amino-acid sequence MGKEFILTIDDRGRITIPKEVRELIKSKKLKLRVEDSKIVLEPIVVDVDKYYGIFRKDLGDVDVDNLLKEALTEVLLNDK; translated from the coding sequence ATGGGTAAGGAGTTTATATTAACAATTGATGATAGGGGCAGAATTACTATACCTAAAGAAGTGAGAGAACTAATTAAAAGTAAGAAATTAAAATTGAGGGTGGAGGATTCTAAAATAGTACTAGAGCCTATAGTAGTAGACGTTGACAAATATTATGGAATATTTAGGAAAGATTTGGGAGACGTGGATGTAGATAATTTACTAAAGGAAGCGTTAACTGAGGTATTGTTAAATGACAAGTAA